A window from Cryptomeria japonica chromosome 1, Sugi_1.0, whole genome shotgun sequence encodes these proteins:
- the LOC131070592 gene encoding F-box/kelch-repeat protein At5g15710 has product MERESKGDIDKLPRAMKELIFGKLSIRSICSSRIVCKKWNSILSSQSFLFSLPTQNPWLLICSQENDGNWHCMAYCFSEQKWMALPLSFIPNSEGRNITHLSNMGQGLLLFSEIFTPQLFVCNPLLRSYAKIEIDLNLSQRFIHIVQGGNKEPYLIVGSDFEMFSFEIYHYFQDAWRIKYLLETGCNILCRIMVECNGVIFGMGITPGAIVGYNIKEEGSVSPVTVAPLPGQAVQDLNVHVLYMVSYGSSVLVVGFLEEPLQQLADGIGPFPRGIHPFIAYNGFAPTRSNMMGIVIWELFQDEEDKLLWNWKEFARMPPQLLSQYLNEDWWCQQCVCVGDYLCLSSLYGDESASVLAYNLKEGFWQRLPLCKIQCNKRTMMLFEPKLNLYQFLGKLRE; this is encoded by the coding sequence ATGGAGCGAGAATCCAAGGGTGATATAGATAAGTTGCCTCGGGCTATGAAAGAATTGATATTTGGAAAGCTTTCAATTCGATCAATCTGCAGCTCTCGCATAGTCTGCAAGAAATGGAATTCCATTTTGTCTTCGCAAAGTTTTCTGTTTTCATTGCCCACCCAAAATCCATGGCTTCTTATCTGCAGTCAGGAAAATGATGGAAATTGGCACTGCATGGCCTACTGCTTCTCTGAACAAAAATGGATGGCCCTCCCTCTCTCTTTTATCCCAAATAGCGAGGGACGCAATATCACACATTTATCAAACATGGGGCAGGGGTTACTGCTATTTTCAGAAATCTTCACTCCACAATTATTTGTTTGCAATCCCCTTTTGAGATCTTATGCAAAGATAGAAATAGATTTAAATTTGAGTCAGCGGTTTATCCATATTGTACAAGGAGGAAACAAAGAGCCGTATTTAATAGTTGGCTCGGACTTTGAAATGTTTTCCTTCGAAATCTACCACTATTTTCAAGATGCATGGAGGATTAAGTATCTGTTGGAAACCGGGTGTAATATATTATGTCGTATAATGGTTGAGTGCAATGGCGTTATTTTCGGGATGGGAATTACGCCTGGGGCTATCGTGGGTTACAATATCAAAGAAGAGGGTTCAGTTAGCCCTGTTACAGTAGCTCCATTACCCGGCCAAGCGGTTCAAGATCTGAATGTGCATGTTTTATATATGGTTTCATATGGTTCGTCCGTTCTTGTGGTGGGGTTCTTAGAGGAGCCCTTACAGCAGTTAGCTGACGGGATTGGTCCATTCCCTCGAGGAATTCACCCATTCATTGCATACAACGGTTTTGCCCCAACTCGCTCAAATATGATGGGTATCGTTATCTGGGAGTTGTTTCAGGACGAGGAAGATAAGTTGCTTTGGAATTGGAAAGAGTTTGCAAGAATGCCTCCACAGTTGCTCTCTCAATATCTCAATGAAGATTGGTGGTGTCAGCAGTGTGTTTGTGTGGGAGATTACCTATGCTTAAGCAGTCTATATGGTGATGAAAGTGCAAGCGTGTTAGCATATAATCTAAAGGAAGGATTTTGGCAACGCCTTCCTCTCTGTAAAATTCAGTGCAACAAAAGGACGATGATGTTGTTCGAACCAAAGCTCAATCTTTATCAGTTTTTAGGAAAACTGAGAGAATGA